From Flavobacterium alkalisoli, the proteins below share one genomic window:
- a CDS encoding OmpA family protein: protein MKNYILLCIAAGILSVNSYSQQKRVASADKKYDSYAYVNAIKTYERVADKGYKSEDLFENLGNAFYFNSQFDKAAKWYGELFAMNPEQEPEYYYRYAQSLKSVGDIEKAKEMLDIFEKKSENDARATLYKNDRNYMDVIKLNSGRYKIEDAGINSQYSDYGTAFYEDRIVFTSARDTGSLGQRKHKWTGEYFTNLYQAEVDTVYNPGKAEKFISKINSKFHEATPVFTKDGKTAYFTRNNYINGKKGKDENKITLIKIYRATLENNKCVNITELPFNSNSYSTAHPALSSDEKTLYFSSDMPGSIGQSDLYKVSINSDGSYSTPQNLGPQINTEGKETFPFVTDEDEIYFASDGHPGLGGLDVFVAKIDSTGVSNIQNVGADINSPMDDFAYIIDTKSRRGFFSSNKSGGHGSDDIYKFLETRRPGCIQELYGTVTDLETGEILPNTKLTLYDRKFNMISSVNSDENGNYTFPVECDKTYNIRAEKEGYTTKEQSITIPYENGRTHLPIELEKADCVVTIGDDLGKCFGIKMIYFDLDKSNIRPEAALDLEKILDVLNEYPNMKLDIRSHTDSRQTHKYNEELSDRRAKSTIKWLVDNGIDKSRLTGRGYGETQLVNECADGVECTEEQHQMNRRSEFIISDL, encoded by the coding sequence ATGAAAAATTATATTCTACTTTGTATTGCAGCAGGCATTTTATCAGTTAACAGCTATTCACAGCAAAAAAGAGTAGCTTCTGCCGATAAAAAATATGACAGCTATGCCTATGTAAATGCAATTAAAACATACGAAAGAGTTGCAGATAAAGGATATAAATCTGAAGATCTGTTTGAAAATCTCGGAAATGCATTTTATTTCAATTCTCAATTTGATAAAGCAGCAAAGTGGTATGGTGAACTGTTTGCCATGAACCCAGAGCAGGAACCGGAATATTACTACAGGTACGCACAATCACTCAAATCTGTAGGGGATATTGAAAAGGCGAAGGAAATGCTCGATATATTTGAAAAGAAATCAGAAAATGATGCGAGAGCCACCCTCTATAAAAATGACCGGAATTATATGGATGTTATTAAATTAAACTCAGGCCGTTATAAAATTGAGGATGCAGGTATAAACAGTCAATATTCTGATTACGGAACCGCATTTTATGAGGATAGGATTGTTTTTACTTCGGCAAGAGATACAGGCAGTTTGGGGCAACGCAAACACAAATGGACCGGTGAATACTTTACAAACCTTTATCAGGCTGAAGTAGATACCGTTTACAATCCCGGTAAAGCTGAAAAATTCATATCAAAAATTAACTCCAAATTTCATGAGGCAACCCCGGTTTTCACAAAAGACGGAAAAACAGCATACTTTACAAGAAACAATTACATTAACGGTAAAAAAGGAAAAGATGAGAATAAAATTACTTTAATAAAAATATACAGGGCAACACTGGAAAATAATAAATGTGTTAACATAACAGAACTGCCTTTTAACAGCAATTCATACAGCACGGCACATCCGGCTTTAAGCTCCGATGAAAAGACACTTTATTTTTCATCTGATATGCCAGGTTCAATCGGTCAATCAGATTTATACAAAGTAAGTATTAACAGCGACGGAAGTTATAGTACTCCCCAAAACTTAGGTCCTCAAATCAATACTGAAGGAAAAGAAACATTTCCGTTCGTAACAGATGAAGATGAAATTTATTTTGCTTCAGACGGGCATCCCGGTCTTGGCGGTCTGGATGTTTTTGTAGCGAAGATAGACAGTACAGGAGTAAGCAATATTCAAAATGTGGGAGCAGACATTAATTCTCCTATGGACGATTTCGCCTATATAATTGACACAAAATCCAGAAGAGGCTTTTTCTCTTCCAACAAAAGCGGGGGTCACGGGTCTGACGATATCTATAAGTTTTTAGAAACACGAAGGCCCGGATGTATACAGGAACTATACGGTACAGTAACCGATCTCGAAACAGGTGAAATATTACCCAACACCAAACTTACACTGTATGACCGTAAATTTAATATGATAAGTAGTGTGAATTCTGACGAAAACGGCAACTATACATTTCCTGTAGAATGTGATAAAACATATAATATAAGAGCCGAAAAAGAAGGGTATACGACCAAAGAACAGAGTATTACCATTCCTTATGAAAACGGCAGAACCCATTTACCTATTGAACTCGAAAAAGCCGACTGTGTTGTAACTATTGGGGATGATTTAGGAAAATGCTTTGGAATAAAAATGATTTATTTTGATTTGGATAAATCTAATATCCGGCCGGAAGCTGCTCTAGATCTTGAAAAAATTCTTGATGTACTAAATGAATATCCTAATATGAAGTTAGACATCCGCTCTCATACCGATAGCAGACAAACCCATAAGTACAATGAAGAGCTATCTGACAGAAGGGCCAAATCTACAATTAAATGGTTAGTGGATAATGGCATTGATAAAAGCAGGTTAACCGGTAGGGGTTATGGAGAAACCCAGTTGGTTAATGAATGTGCCGATGGTGTGGAATGTACCGAAGAGCAACATCAAATGAACAGGAGAAGTGAATTTATTATTTCTGATTTATAA
- a CDS encoding response regulator, whose protein sequence is MIRVLIIEDNDSIRENIIEVLTLSGYEVDTAINGKIGIDKALKNKPDIILCDIMMPELDGYGVLYILNKNPETQTIPFIFLTAKADKSDIRKGMELGADDYLTKPFDDAELLRAIECRIKKRDAQQLYYGHTAESLNSLISNKNGLTELKEKMLERSSREYKTNQYIHYEGDRVTGIYYIISGKVKTVKHTKEGRELITGIYREGEYLDLNIISIDCYSDTAIALEATTLSFLPIEQLDRLLFLHPDIGAKFIKILTRNIREKEQRLLQIAYMSVRKRIAEAIIKMAEQNDNGDNSVKITRDNLAALSGTSPETVSRTLSDFKAEGLIEKNAGALLIINFDKLNTLKN, encoded by the coding sequence ATGATTAGGGTGCTTATTATAGAAGACAATGACAGTATAAGGGAAAACATTATTGAGGTACTAACCCTTTCGGGATATGAAGTAGATACTGCCATTAATGGAAAAATCGGTATAGATAAGGCTCTTAAAAATAAGCCTGATATTATATTATGTGATATAATGATGCCGGAACTGGATGGCTACGGTGTATTGTACATTCTCAATAAAAATCCTGAAACCCAAACTATACCATTTATATTTCTAACCGCTAAGGCAGATAAATCGGATATCAGAAAAGGGATGGAACTGGGAGCCGATGATTATCTCACTAAGCCTTTTGATGATGCAGAACTGCTTCGTGCCATAGAATGCCGCATCAAAAAAAGGGATGCTCAGCAATTATACTATGGACATACTGCTGAAAGTCTTAATTCTTTAATCTCAAACAAAAATGGACTTACCGAGCTTAAAGAAAAAATGCTGGAGCGAAGCAGCAGAGAATATAAAACAAATCAATATATACATTATGAAGGCGATCGCGTAACAGGTATATATTACATTATAAGCGGAAAAGTAAAGACCGTAAAACATACCAAAGAAGGAAGGGAGCTAATAACCGGTATATATAGAGAAGGAGAGTATCTTGATCTAAACATTATATCTATAGACTGTTATAGCGATACCGCCATTGCACTGGAAGCCACAACGTTAAGTTTCTTACCTATTGAACAACTGGACAGGCTTTTATTTTTACATCCCGATATAGGTGCAAAATTCATTAAAATATTAACCCGAAACATCAGGGAAAAAGAGCAGCGTCTTTTACAGATTGCTTATATGTCGGTTAGAAAAAGGATTGCCGAAGCCATCATAAAAATGGCGGAACAAAATGATAATGGTGATAATTCAGTAAAAATTACTCGTGATAATCTTGCGGCATTATCAGGCACTTCTCCCGAAACAGTAAGTCGCACATTAAGTGATTTTAAGGCCGAAGGCCTTATCGAAAAAAATGCAGGCGCACTCCTTATAATCAATTTCGATAAGTTAAATACGCTAAAAAACTAA
- a CDS encoding HYR-like domain-containing protein, translating to MKNITIFLKNIKYAFITLILLFNIHFSFSQVDLRTCGFDCTSNNYTLTDVYLSLSGVDGTPIGNTPCTIGDVQQVYIYLNYTSNANSSVYYAQLNADLNIGGVTTFLNVYLGQIVPGSNIKLLYGPFDWVCGDELDLTNTIIAWKTSSSNNPGPNYQCNSFSNAQCDYTNAITISKPLAVQFTYTACTVGSSTTVNFMSTTNGGKPPYTFAWDFLNDGGAPDSTSPNPTYVYTTANNTAKLTVTDSQNISNSYILQIVQPAELMLSETHTIVGCSGGTSSITLNVSGGTPDYTYLWNTGATTKDLADVSPGTYTVTVTDDNNCTKSLSVTIENGDTVKPVIDPLPAPTTINCPEVPNFTQATATDNTRSVSSLTYTDVNTPGSCPGTYSITRTWIAKDACDNESLPVSQTITVQDITPPSWTTAAQVLDVTLECSDPEGLAAAQAQQPVASDNCEGEIAYTKTEGSFVSSGCNNAGSYTNTWVATDGCGNVSEVFTQIITIEDTTAPVWNTVAEELNVTLECNDISGLTSAQAQQPVASDNCEGEIAYTKTEGSFVSSGCNNAGSYTNTWVGTDECGNVSEVFTQIITIEDTTAPVWNTVAEDLNVTLECNDISGLTSAQAQQPVASDNCEGEIAYTKTEGSFVSSGCNNAGSYTNTWVATDGCGNVSEVFTQIITIEDTTAPVWNTVAEELNVTLECSDPDGLAAAQAQQPMASDNCQGEISYTKTEGSFASSGCNNAGTYTNTWVATDECGNVSEVFTQIITIEDTTAPVWSTASSELDVTLECNDISGLASAQAQQPVASDNCEGEITYTKTEGSFASSGCNNAGSYTNTWVATDECGNVSEVFTQIITIEDTTAPVWSTSSSELNVTLECSDPDGLAAAQGQQPVASDNCEGEIAYTKTEGSFVSSGCNNAGSYTNTWVATDGCGNVSEVFTQIITIEDTTAPVWSTASSELDITLECSDPDGLAAAQAQQPMASDNCEGEISYTKTEGSFASSGCNNAGSYTNTWVATDECGNVSEVFTQIITIEDTTAPVWSTSSSELDITLECSDPDGLVAAQDQQPVASDNCEGEIAYTKTEGSFASSGCNNAGTYTNTWVATDECGNVSEVFTQIITIEDTTAPVWSTASSELDITLECSDPDGLAAAQAQQPVASDNCEGEIAYTKTEGSFVSSVCNNAGSYTNTWVATDGCGNVSEVFTQIITIEDTTAPVWNTVAEELNFTLECNDISGLTYAQAQQPVASDNCEGEIAYTKTEGSFASSGCNNAGSYTNTWVATDECGNVSEVFTQIITIEDTTAPVWSTSSSELNVTLECSDPDGLAAAQAQQPVATDNCEGEISYTKTEGSFMSSGCNNAGSYTNTWIATDECGNVSEVFTQIITIEDTTAPVWNTVAEELNVTLECSDPEGLAAAQAQQPVASDNCEGEISYTKTEGSFVSSGCNNAGSYTNTWVATDECGNVSEVFTQIITIEDTTAPVWSTSSSELDITLECSDPDGLATAQGQQPMATDNCEGEIAYTKTEGSFVSSGCNNAGSYTNTWVATDECGNLSEVFTQIITIEDTTAPVWSTIAEELNVTLECNDISGLASAQAQQPVASDNCEGEISYTKTEGSFVSSGCNNAGSYTNTWVATDECGNVSEVFTQIITIEDTTAPVWNTVAEELNVTLECSDPDGLAAAQAQQPVASDNCEGEIAYTKTEGSFVSSGCNNAGSYTNTWVATDECGNVSEVFTQIITIEDTTAPIWSTSSSELDITLECSDPDGLAAAQGQQPMATDNCEGEIAYTKTEGEFVSSGCASTGTYTNIWTATDQCGNVSEAFIQIITIEDTTAPVWITESQEFDVTLECSNTEGLEAALQVQPIATDNCEGVFAYTKNYGEFVSSGCANAGTYTNTWIATDECGNVSAVFTQVITIQDTTPPAFTGNLPEDLTVSCDEVPEPATITSSDNCNPDDVVITFEEIRTDTDCASDYILTRIWTITDCSSNSSNYTQIITVMDTTPPTGTAPADIDDLENISDIPVPDPGAVTDVSDNCSDFVNITIDDTDNGDTGCVGAPFIVTRTYTLSDCAGNVTTLVQTITVLQDDSNIKRFEGTACNEETEPVNLFDFVDQDTPRDGTWIGTNNNIPIDRGSYIEVYGLAIGDYTFDYIYRGETCPSLNLKLGVLDNCKILECDPILVHNAFSPNGDGINEVFVIDNIDNTNCYPDNNIEIYNRWGILVFETRNYNNTSNAFDGISRGRTTVNKSEGLPTGTYFYILNYTSVDAKGTTQTHNKTGYLFLSR from the coding sequence ATGAAGAACATTACCATCTTTTTGAAAAATATTAAATATGCTTTTATAACACTAATATTACTGTTTAATATCCATTTTTCGTTTTCACAGGTTGATTTAAGAACATGTGGTTTTGACTGTACATCTAACAACTACACATTAACAGATGTATACCTGAGCCTCTCCGGTGTAGACGGAACTCCCATAGGAAACACTCCCTGTACGATTGGAGATGTGCAGCAGGTATATATTTACCTGAATTACACTTCAAACGCAAATTCAAGTGTCTACTATGCACAGCTAAATGCCGATTTAAATATAGGTGGAGTGACCACCTTTCTTAATGTCTATTTGGGACAGATTGTTCCCGGAAGCAATATAAAGTTATTGTATGGCCCTTTTGATTGGGTTTGTGGCGACGAGTTAGATCTTACAAACACAATAATAGCATGGAAAACAAGCAGTAGTAATAACCCCGGACCAAACTATCAGTGTAATAGTTTCTCAAATGCCCAGTGTGATTATACAAATGCTATTACCATTTCTAAACCACTGGCTGTACAGTTTACTTATACAGCATGTACTGTTGGATCAAGTACTACAGTAAACTTTATGTCTACTACAAACGGTGGTAAACCACCCTATACTTTTGCATGGGATTTTTTAAATGATGGTGGTGCTCCAGATTCAACCTCTCCTAATCCCACCTATGTATATACTACAGCTAATAACACTGCAAAACTGACGGTTACCGATTCTCAAAACATCTCAAACTCCTACATCCTTCAAATCGTTCAGCCGGCAGAATTAATGTTGAGCGAAACACATACAATTGTGGGCTGTAGTGGCGGTACATCTTCCATCACATTAAATGTCTCCGGAGGAACTCCGGACTATACCTATTTATGGAACACAGGTGCCACAACAAAAGATTTGGCAGATGTTTCTCCCGGAACCTATACTGTTACAGTTACCGACGATAATAATTGTACAAAATCATTATCGGTAACTATAGAAAACGGAGATACAGTTAAACCGGTTATTGACCCCCTACCCGCCCCTACAACAATTAACTGTCCTGAAGTACCAAACTTTACGCAGGCCACAGCTACTGACAACACTAGGTCAGTTAGTTCATTAACATATACAGATGTAAATACTCCCGGTTCCTGTCCGGGTACTTATTCGATAACACGAACCTGGATTGCTAAAGATGCTTGTGATAATGAATCACTACCTGTAAGCCAAACAATAACCGTTCAGGATATAACTCCGCCAAGTTGGACAACAGCAGCACAGGTTTTAGATGTAACACTGGAATGCAGTGACCCTGAGGGGTTAGCTGCAGCACAGGCCCAGCAGCCAGTGGCCAGTGACAACTGCGAAGGCGAGATTGCCTACACCAAAACTGAAGGCTCTTTCGTGTCCTCAGGCTGTAACAACGCGGGTAGCTATACCAACACCTGGGTAGCCACCGATGGGTGCGGGAACGTGTCGGAAGTGTTTACTCAGATAATCACAATTGAAGATACAACAGCCCCGGTATGGAATACTGTAGCTGAAGAGCTGAATGTTACTCTGGAATGTAACGATATTAGTGGACTTACTTCTGCTCAGGCCCAACAGCCTGTGGCAAGCGACAACTGCGAAGGCGAGATTGCATATACCAAAACTGAAGGCAGCTTCGTGTCCTCAGGCTGTAACAACGCGGGTAGCTACACCAATACCTGGGTAGGCACCGATGAGTGTGGTAACGTATCGGAAGTGTTTACTCAGATAATCACAATTGAAGATACTACTGCTCCGGTATGGAATACTGTAGCTGAAGATCTGAATGTTACTCTGGAATGTAACGATATTAGTGGACTTACTTCTGCTCAGGCCCAGCAGCCAGTGGCCAGTGACAACTGCGAAGGTGAGATTGCCTATACAAAAACTGAAGGCAGCTTCGTGTCCTCAGGCTGTAACAACGCGGGTAGCTATACCAACACCTGGGTAGCCACCGATGGGTGCGGCAATGTATCGGAAGTATTTACACAAATAATCACAATTGAAGATACAACAGCCCCGGTATGGAATACTGTAGCTGAAGAGCTGAATGTTACTCTGGAATGCAGCGACCCTGACGGGTTGGCCGCAGCACAAGCCCAGCAGCCTATGGCCAGTGACAACTGCCAAGGCGAGATTAGCTACACCAAAACTGAAGGGTCTTTCGCATCCTCAGGCTGTAACAACGCGGGTACCTACACCAACACCTGGGTAGCCACCGATGAGTGTGGAAACGTGTCGGAAGTGTTTACACAGATAATCACAATTGAAGATACTACTGCTCCGGTTTGGTCAACTGCTTCATCCGAACTAGATGTTACTCTGGAATGTAACGATATTAGTGGACTCGCTTCTGCTCAGGCACAACAGCCTGTGGCAAGCGACAACTGCGAAGGTGAGATTACCTACACCAAAACTGAAGGGTCTTTCGCATCCTCAGGATGTAACAACGCGGGTAGCTATACCAACACCTGGGTAGCCACTGATGAGTGCGGGAACGTGTCGGAAGTGTTTACACAGATCATAACAATCGAAGATACTACTGCTCCGGTTTGGTCAACTTCTTCATCCGAACTAAATGTTACATTGGAATGCAGCGACCCTGACGGGTTGGCCGCAGCACAGGGCCAGCAGCCTGTGGCAAGCGACAACTGCGAAGGCGAGATTGCCTACACCAAAACTGAAGGGTCTTTCGTATCCTCAGGATGTAACAACGCGGGTAGCTATACCAACACCTGGGTAGCGACTGATGGGTGCGGGAACGTGTCGGAAGTATTTACACAAATCATAACAATTGAAGACACTACCGCTCCGGTTTGGAGTACAGCTTCATCAGAGCTGGACATCACTTTAGAGTGCAGCGACCCTGACGGGTTGGCCGCAGCACAGGCCCAGCAGCCTATGGCTTCGGACAACTGCGAAGGTGAGATTAGCTATACCAAAACTGAAGGGTCTTTCGCATCCTCAGGCTGTAACAACGCCGGTAGCTACACCAACACCTGGGTAGCAACCGATGAGTGTGGGAACGTGTCGGAAGTGTTTACTCAGATAATCACAATTGAAGATACAACAGCTCCGGTATGGTCAACTTCTTCATCCGAACTTGACATTACTTTAGAGTGTAGTGACCCTGACGGGTTGGTCGCAGCACAGGACCAGCAACCTGTGGCAAGCGACAACTGCGAGGGTGAGATTGCATATACCAAAACTGAAGGGTCTTTCGCATCCTCAGGCTGTAACAACGCGGGTACCTACACAAACACCTGGGTAGCCACCGATGAGTGCGGGAACGTATCGGAAGTGTTTACTCAGATCATAACAATTGAAGATACTACTGCTCCGGTTTGGAGTACAGCTTCATCAGAGCTGGACATCACTTTAGAGTGCAGCGACCCTGACGGGTTAGCAGCAGCACAGGCACAACAGCCTGTGGCAAGCGACAACTGCGAAGGTGAGATTGCATATACCAAAACTGAAGGGTCTTTCGTGTCCTCAGTATGTAACAACGCGGGTAGCTACACCAACACCTGGGTAGCAACCGATGGGTGCGGGAACGTGTCGGAAGTATTTACACAAATAATCACAATTGAAGATACAACAGCTCCGGTTTGGAACACAGTCGCTGAAGAGCTGAATTTTACTCTGGAATGTAACGATATTAGTGGACTCACTTATGCTCAGGCCCAACAGCCTGTGGCTTCGGACAACTGCGAAGGTGAGATTGCCTATACCAAAACTGAAGGGTCTTTCGCATCCTCAGGCTGTAACAACGCCGGTAGCTATACCAACACCTGGGTAGCCACCGATGAGTGTGGGAACGTGTCGGAAGTGTTTACTCAGATCATAACAATTGAAGATACTACTGCTCCGGTTTGGTCAACTTCTTCATCCGAACTAAATGTAACATTGGAATGCAGCGACCCTGACGGGTTAGCTGCAGCACAGGCACAGCAGCCTGTGGCAACCGACAACTGCGAAGGCGAGATTAGCTACACAAAAACTGAAGGGTCTTTCATGTCCTCAGGCTGTAACAATGCCGGTAGCTACACCAACACATGGATAGCAACCGATGAGTGTGGGAACGTGTCGGAAGTGTTTACTCAGATAATCACAATTGAAGATACTACTGCTCCGGTTTGGAACACAGTCGCTGAAGAGCTGAATGTTACTCTGGAATGCAGCGACCCTGAAGGGTTGGCCGCAGCACAGGCCCAGCAGCCTGTGGCAAGCGACAACTGCGAAGGTGAGATTAGCTACACAAAAACTGAAGGGTCTTTCGTGTCCTCAGGCTGTAACAATGCAGGCAGCTACACCAACACATGGGTAGCCACCGATGAGTGTGGGAACGTGTCGGAAGTGTTTACTCAGATCATAACAATTGAAGATACTACCGCTCCGGTATGGTCAACTTCTTCTTCCGAACTTGACATTACTTTAGAGTGTAGCGACCCTGACGGGTTGGCAACAGCTCAAGGCCAGCAACCTATGGCAACCGATAACTGTGAAGGTGAGATTGCCTATACCAAAACAGAAGGATCGTTTGTGTCCTCAGGCTGTAACAACGCGGGTAGCTACACCAACACCTGGGTAGCAACCGATGAGTGTGGCAACCTCTCGGAAGTGTTTACTCAGATAATCACAATTGAAGATACAACAGCCCCGGTTTGGAGTACTATAGCTGAAGAGCTGAATGTTACTCTGGAATGTAACGATATTAGTGGACTAGCTTCTGCACAGGCCCAGCAGCCTGTGGCCAGTGACAACTGCGAAGGCGAGATTAGCTACACCAAAACTGAAGGCAGCTTCGTGTCCTCAGGCTGTAACAACGCGGGTAGCTACACCAACACCTGGGTAGCAACTGATGAGTGCGGGAACGTGTCGGAAGTGTTTACTCAGATAATCACAATTGAAGATACAACAGCCCCGGTATGGAATACTGTAGCTGAAGAGCTGAATGTTACTTTGGAATGCAGCGACCCTGACGGGTTGGCCGCAGCACAGGCACAGCAGCCTGTGGCAAGCGACAACTGCGAAGGTGAGATTGCCTATACAAAAACTGAAGGCTCTTTCGTGTCCTCAGGCTGTAACAACGCGGGTAGCTATACCAACACCTGGGTAGCCACCGATGAGTGCGGGAACGTGTCGGAAGTGTTTACTCAGATAATCACCATAGAAGATACAACAGCCCCTATTTGGTCAACTTCTTCTTCTGAACTTGACATCACTTTAGAGTGCAGCGACCCTGACGGGTTAGCAGCAGCTCAAGGCCAGCAGCCTATGGCAACCGACAACTGCGAAGGCGAGATTGCCTATACCAAAACTGAAGGTGAATTTGTTTCATCAGGGTGTGCAAGTACCGGTACTTATACTAATATCTGGACAGCTACAGACCAATGTGGTAACGTATCGGAAGCATTTATCCAAATAATCACTATAGAGGATACTACCGCTCCGGTTTGGATTACTGAATCTCAAGAGTTTGACGTAACCCTTGAATGTAGCAATACAGAAGGGCTTGAAGCAGCTCTGCAAGTACAACCTATAGCGACTGATAATTGTGAGGGAGTATTTGCTTATACAAAAAATTATGGAGAGTTTGTTTCCTCAGGATGTGCTAATGCCGGTACTTATACTAATACCTGGATTGCTACAGATGAATGCGGTAATGTCTCGGCTGTATTTACTCAGGTAATAACCATACAGGATACTACTCCTCCTGCATTTACCGGAAATTTACCTGAAGACCTAACAGTATCCTGTGATGAAGTTCCTGAACCAGCAACTATAACCTCATCTGACAACTGTAACCCGGATGATGTGGTTATCACATTTGAAGAGATAAGAACTGATACTGACTGTGCCTCTGATTACATATTGACACGTATATGGACAATTACCGACTGTTCCAGCAATAGTTCCAATTATACTCAGATTATAACAGTCATGGATACCACACCTCCAACAGGTACAGCTCCGGCAGATATTGATGATTTAGAGAATATATCAGACATTCCGGTTCCTGATCCCGGTGCAGTAACTGATGTAAGTGATAACTGTAGCGATTTTGTGAACATAACAATAGATGACACCGATAACGGAGATACCGGATGTGTAGGCGCACCATTTATAGTAACAAGAACCTATACTTTGTCTGACTGTGCCGGTAATGTTACCACATTAGTACAAACAATAACTGTTCTTCAGGATGATTCAAATATAAAACGATTTGAAGGCACAGCATGTAACGAAGAGACAGAACCTGTTAATTTATTTGATTTTGTAGATCAGGATACCCCAAGAGATGGTACATGGATAGGTACTAATAATAACATTCCGATTGACAGAGGCAGTTATATTGAAGTCTACGGGCTTGCCATTGGAGACTATACATTTGATTATATATACAGAGGTGAAACTTGTCCGAGTTTAAACCTGAAACTTGGTGTACTGGATAATTGTAAAATACTTGAATGTGACCCAATACTGGTACATAATGCTTTCTCTCCTAACGGAGATGGTATAAATGAAGTCTTTGTAATAGACAACATTGATAACACTAACTGCTACCCCGATAACAACATCGAGATTTACAACCGTTGGGGAATACTGGTATTTGAAACCAGAAATTATAACAATACCTCTAATGCATTTGACGGTATTTCAAGAGGAAGAACAACAGTTAATAAGTCTGAGGGCCTTCCAACAGGAACTTACTTCTACATTCTTAATTATACTTCCGTAGATGCTAAAGGCACAACTCAAACGCATAATAAAACCGGTTATTTATTCCTTTCGAGGTAA
- a CDS encoding PorP/SprF family type IX secretion system membrane protein, with amino-acid sequence MKTKIFTLVLMLTAIVGYAQQNAQFTQYMYNTININPAYAGSRGALSIFGLYRTQWVGLDGAPETSCFSANTPFNNSNVGLGLSLVNDKIGPTNENNISVDISYTISTSETFKVSFGFKATGNLFNLDVNKLNPVDQADPQFQNFNSVFKPNFGAGVYLHSDRLYAGLSVPNFVETNVYNDNDVAIYKSKINYYIMGGYVFDLGPDIKFKPSTLLKVVEGAPLQADISANFMFLEKFVVGVSYRWDSTVSALADFQISDSLNIGYGYDLETTNLNNYNSGSHEIFLRYEIFKNNGKMTTPRFF; translated from the coding sequence ATGAAAACAAAAATATTTACTTTGGTTTTGATGCTCACAGCTATTGTGGGCTATGCACAACAAAATGCACAGTTTACACAGTATATGTACAATACAATAAATATAAACCCGGCTTATGCCGGGTCACGTGGAGCCCTGAGCATTTTTGGTTTGTACCGTACACAATGGGTAGGACTTGACGGTGCACCGGAAACAAGTTGTTTCTCTGCAAATACCCCATTTAATAACAGCAATGTGGGATTAGGATTATCATTAGTTAACGATAAAATAGGACCTACTAATGAAAATAATATATCTGTGGATATTTCATACACTATTAGCACTTCAGAAACCTTTAAAGTGTCATTCGGATTTAAGGCCACGGGAAATCTATTCAATCTTGATGTTAATAAACTGAACCCTGTGGATCAGGCCGATCCGCAATTTCAAAACTTTAATAGTGTGTTTAAGCCCAACTTCGGAGCAGGGGTTTATTTACACTCAGACAGGTTATATGCAGGATTATCGGTTCCTAATTTTGTTGAAACCAATGTTTACAATGATAATGATGTTGCCATATATAAAAGCAAAATCAATTATTATATAATGGGTGGTTATGTGTTTGATTTAGGCCCCGACATTAAATTCAAGCCTTCTACACTTCTAAAAGTCGTTGAAGGAGCTCCTTTACAGGCAGATATCTCGGCCAATTTCATGTTCCTAGAAAAATTTGTAGTTGGAGTGTCTTACAGATGGGATTCTACAGTAAGTGCACTGGCCGATTTTCAGATTAGTGACAGCCTGAATATAGGTTATGGTTATGATCTTGAAACCACTAACCTTAACAACTACAATTCAGGTTCGCATGAGATATTCCTGCGCTACGAAATATTTAAAAATAATGGAAAAATGACAACTCCCCGTTTCTTTTAA